In Phaseolus vulgaris cultivar G19833 chromosome 10, P. vulgaris v2.0, whole genome shotgun sequence, a single genomic region encodes these proteins:
- the LOC137819529 gene encoding pentatricopeptide repeat-containing protein At2g46050, mitochondrial, protein MLCKFHFKKQLCFPPTVYSFATQCTHSWTRRASIPFPDKTNFWDPRTAHLFCANALKVSAKWALFPEGKQLHAHLIKFGFCHVLSLQNQILSVYLKCKETKDAQKLFEELPVRNVVSWNILIRGFLGCGSAIENESNLQLCFSYFKRMLLEMVVPDGTTLNGLIGVCAKFHDIDVGFQLHCFAVKLRLDLDCFVGSVLVDLYAKCGMVKNAKMVFHVVPQRDLVMWNVMISCYALNRSPEEALRMFNLMRSDGANGDEFTFSSLLSVCDTLDYYDFGRKLHSHILKQSFDSDVLVASALINMYAKNENISDAHKLFDRMVIRNVVAWNTIIVGSGNCGEGNEVMKLLREMLHEGFPPDDLTISSTISSCGYACAITETMIVHAFAVKSSFQEFVSVANSLISAYSKCGSITNACKCFRLTSEPDIITWTSLINAFAFYGLAKEATETFEKMVSCGVIPDRISFLGVLSACSHSGLVAKGLHYFNLMTSMYQIVPESGHYTCLVDLLGRYGLINEAFEFLRSLPMEAESNTLGAFIGSCNVHGNIELAKWAAEKLFIIEPEKSVNYAVMSNIYASHRHWCDVERVRGMMGNKGDARVPGCSWIEIGNQVHSFVSNDKTHPKALEMYATLKMLLWPMKEKYGMNL, encoded by the coding sequence ATGCTTTGCAAATTCCATTTCAAAAAGCAGCTTTGTTTCCCACCAACTGTTTATTCATTTGCCACTCAATGCACCCATTCATGGACACGCAGAGCTTCTATTCCATTTCCTGATAAAACCAACTTCTGGGACCCTCGCACTGCTCATTTATTTTGTGCCAATGCCCTCAAAGTCTCCGCCAAATGGGCCCTTTTTCCTGAAGGAAAACAGTTGCATGCCCATTTGATAAAGTTTGGATTTTGCCATGTTCTGTCCCTGCAAAATCAGATTTTGAGTGTTTATCTTAAGTGTAAGGAAACTAAAGATGCACAGAAACTGTTTGAGGAATTGCCTGTGAGAAATGTGGTCTCGTGGAACATTCTAATTCGGGGCTTCCTTGGATGTGGCAGTGCAATTGAAAATGAATCGAATTTACAGCtctgtttttcttattttaaaaggATGCTGTTGGAAATGGTGGTTCCGGACGGTACAACTTTGAATGGTCTCATTGGTGTTTGTGCAAAGTTTCATGATATTGACGTGGGTTTCCAGTTGCATTGTTTTGCAGTGAAACTGAGACTTGATTTGGATTGTTTTGTTGGAAGTGTTCTTGTTGATTTATATGCTAAATGTGGCATGGTTAAGAATGCAAAGATGGTTTTTCATGTTGTTCCTCAAAGAGATTTGGTTATGTGGAATGTGATGATTTCTTGCTATGCCTTGAATCGTTCACCGGAAGAGGCTCTGAGAATGTTCAACTTGATGCGATCAGATGGTGCAAATGGAGACGAGTTCACTTTCAGCAGTTTGCTTAGTGTGTGTGATACTTTGGACTATTATGATTTTGGAAGGAAGCTTCATAGTCATATTCTGAAACAGTCATTTGATTCAGATGTGTTAGTAGCTAGTGCATTGATTAACATGTATgcgaaaaatgaaaatataagtgACGCACACAAACTGTTTGATAGGATGGTGATTAGAAATGTTGTGGCTTGGAACACCATTATCGTTGGGTCTGGGAATTGTGGAGAAGGGAATGAGGTTATGAAGCTTCTCAGAGAGATGCTTCACGAAGGGTTCCCCCCTGATGACCTAACTATTTCCAGCACTATTAGTTCATGTGGCTATGCTTGTGCCATTACTGAAACAATGATAGTTCATGCTTTTGCAGTTAAATCATCATTTCAAGAATTTGTATCTGTTGCTAATTCTCTGATTAGTGCGTACTCCAAGTGTGGTAGCATAACTAATGCATGTAAATGCTTCAGATTAACTTCAGAACCTGATATTATTACGTGGACTTCATTGATAAACGCATTTGCGTTCTATGGTCTTGCCAAAGAAGCAACTGAAACATTTGAGAAGATGGTATCTTGTGGAGTAATTCCAGATCGAATTTCTTTTCTTGGTGTTCTCTCAGCTTGTTCCCATTCTGGGCTTGTGGCTAAGGGACTTCACTACTTTAACTTGATGACCAGTATGTATCAGATTGTTCCTGAATCAGGGCATTATACCTGCCTTGTTGACCTTCTTGGAAGATATGGTCTTATAAATGAGGCTTTTGAATTCTTAAGGTCACTGCCAATGGAAGCTGAATCAAATACATTAGGAGCATTTATTGGATCCTGCAATGTTCATGGAAATATAGAACTGGCTAAATGGGCTGCAGAAAAGCTCTTCATCATAGAACCAGAGAAGAGTGTAAACTATGCAGTCATGTCTAACATTTATGCTTCCCATAGACATTGGTGTGATGTAGAAAGAGTTCGTGGAATGATGGGGAACAAGGGTGATGCAAGAGTCCCTGGTTGCAGCTGGATAGAAATTGGTAATCAAGTTCATTCGTTTGTATCCAATGACAAGACACACCCTAAAGCTTTAGAAATGTATGCTACATTGAAAATGCTACTTTGGCCAATGAAGGAAAAATATGGTATGAATTTGTGA
- the LOC137818684 gene encoding calmodulin-binding receptor-like cytoplasmic kinase 2, with translation MTSPYTPRRRSSSDPSRTPGRVPPSPGYASSELSTSTVSARQNPVSAAARFFTGMFAACISPPESDNSKSIGDSEEFKSSSTASNGSRAGSRRGRASNGSMSISSYNIVPKKEPGIVKFTMEEIYQVTRNFSPSFKIGQGGFGAVYKAKLLDGSVVAVKRAKKSLYEKHLGVEFQSEIQTLSRVEHLNLVKFYGYLEQGDERLIVVEYVPNGTLREHLDCIHGSVLDLSARLEVAIDVSHAITYLHMYIDHPIIHRDIKSSNILLTEHFRAKVADFGFARQAPDSDSGMTHVSTQVKGTAGYLDPEYLKTYQLTEKSDVYSFGVLLVELVTGRRPIEPKFELKERITAKWAMKRFMDEDAISVLDPRLGQTSANTLALQKILELALQCLAPRRQNRPTMKRCAEILWAIRKDFREELSASNFHSFSTTSQRSTSLRE, from the exons ATGACTTCTCCATATACACCTCGCCGGCGATCCAGCTCCGACCCTAGCAGAACGCCGGGAAGAGTGCCCCCTTCTCCGGGATACGCCTCCTCCGAGCTCAGCACCTCCACAGTCTCAGCGCGCCAGAACCCCGTCTCCGCCGCCGCAAGGTTCTTCACCGGAATGTTCGCCGCGTGCATATCGCCGCCGGAATCCGACAATTCCAAGAGCATCGGGGATTCCGAGGAGTTTAAGTCTTCTTCCA CTGCATCGAATGGTTCAAGAGCTGGTAGTAGGAGAGGGCGTGCCTCAAATGGAAGTATGAGCATCAGTTCATACAACATAGTACCAAAGAAAGAACCTGGCATTGTGAAGTTCACCATGGAGGAAATCTACCAAGTCACAAGAAATTTCTCCCCTTCTTTCAAGATTGGGCAAGGTGGTTTTGGTGCTGTGTACAAGGCAAAACTCCTGGATGGGTCTGTTGTTGCAGTAAAGCGTGCTAAGAAG AGTCTATATGAGAAACATTTGGGGGTGGAGTTCCAGAGCGAGATCCAAACACTATCCCGGGTGGAACATTTGAACTTGGTCAAGTTTTATGGATATTTGGAGCAAGGGGATGAAAGGCTCATTGTCGTTGAGTATGTTCCAAATGGAACCCTCAGAGAACATTTAGATT GCATTCATGGAAGCGTTCTGGACCTTTCTGCACGTCTGGAAGTAGCAATTGATGTTTCTCATGCTATCACCTATCTTCATATGTATATAG ATCATCCTATCATTCATAGAGACATAAAATCTTCGAACATTCTTCTCACTGAACATTTTCGAGCTAAAGTAGCAGACTTTGGTTTTGCTAGACAAGCCCCAGACAGTGACTCTGGCATGACTCATGTTTCCACCCAAGTCAAAGGAACAGCTGGCTACTTGGATCCTGAATACCTGAAAACTTATCAACTAACTGAAAAGAGTGATGTGTATTCATTTGGAGTTTTGCTTGTTGAACTTGTCACCGGCAGACGCCCCATTGAACCAAAATTTGAACTCAAGGAGCGAATAACGGCAAAGTGG GCTATGAAGAGGTTCATGGATGAAGATGCTATCTCGGTCTTGGACCCAAGACTGGGTCAGACTTCTGCAAACACTTTGGCACTGCAAAAGATTCTGGAGCTAGCTTTACAGTGCTTGGCTCCACGTAGACAAAACAGGCCTACTATGAAAAGATGTGCCGAGATCCTTTGGGCCATCCGCAAGGATTTCAGAGAGGAGTTATCAGCTTCAAACTTTCACTCATTTTCCACTACTTCCCAAAGGAGCACCTCACTGAGAGAGTGA
- the LOC137818831 gene encoding uncharacterized protein isoform X2, with protein sequence MEKNITMKLTNEQISPGAWYIGLFNGIGAARTQSKMIIRGSSYSFSANISVEACSNSMMKGELCNSTVYPLSCTVSDVYNSMKDTVTKPMMENVMSCKSNLDTICAQEGVPELYSLDVTNMAEELTILVANVKLNTTASNNTSSANDVSLMGFVRHGAIPSETLHDYSSDLNKAPLIIRYPLIGRLYISILPVNVSKMFGGTSDGNSKVCYSIESQVLQCAFGKAGPNCTMDSYTLQTVLRRGGPVPFESYFLPVAVGEGASSANFPLEPLLNKSSNKGKTDDIWTYFTFDIPRGAAGRNIHIRLSADVKISYEVYARFGGLPSLDSWDYYYANRTRKSDQSMFFMLYDSSDDKIDFYIIYAREGTWGLGLRHLYTSSDSLKAQTVMSISLEGCPKQCSFHGDCKYSFDASGLTSFSFCSCDRNHGGFDCSIEIVSHKGHILQSIFLIGSNAAAILPAYRSLREKAFAEWVLFTSSGIASGLYHACDVGTWCALNFNVLQFMDFWLSFMAVVSTFVYLASIDEVYKRAIHTAVAILTALLAATKATRSSNIVLVIVIGALGLLIAWLIEISKRYRSLSFSFALSLSFLQSMQTMKQWFCNLVKTLLRRFRWGFMVVGFIALAMAGLSWTLETSANYWFWHSFWHVTIYTSSFFFLCSKANIVDDEVLPPSSGNYALTRQDSFSRGN encoded by the exons ATGGAGAAAAACATCACTATGAAATTGACAAACGAACAG ATATCTCCAGGTGCATGGTATATTGGTCTTTTCAACGGAATTGGAGCTGCAAGAACACAATCGAAGATG ATTATCCGTGGCTCATCATACTCCTTCAGTGCCAATATAAGTGTGGAAGCATGCTCAAATTCAATGATGAAAGGGGAGTTATGTAACAGTACAGTCTATCCACTTTCATGCACAGTATCTGATGTCTATAATTCCATGAAGGATACAGTGACTAAGCCAATGATGGAAAATGTGATGAGCTGTAAAAGTAACCTAGATACAATTTGTGCACAGGAAGGTGTACCAGAACTTTACTCCCTGGATGTAACAAATATGGCAGAAGAATTGACCATTTTGGTAGCAAatgttaaattaaatactacAGCTTCAAATAACACTTCTAGTGCAAATGATGTCAGTTTAATGGGTTTTGTTCGCCATGGTGCAATTCCTTCAGAAACTTTGCATGATTATTCCAGTGATTTGAATAAGGCCCCTTTGATTATCCGTTATCCACTGATTGGACGTTTGTACATTAGTATACTACCAGTTAATGTTTCAAAAATGTTTGGAGGGACTTCGGATGGCAATTCAAAAGTTTGTTACTCCATTGAATCACAAGTACTTCAGTGTGCATTTGGAAAAGCGGGACCAAATTGCACAATGGACAGCTACACACTTCAG ACAGTTCTAAGGAGAGGAGGTCCAGTTCCCTTTGAATCATATTTTTTACCAGTGGCCGTTGGTGAAGGAGCATCTTCTGCCAATTTTCCTCTTGAGCCACTTTTAAACAAGTCATCAAATAAAGGAAAAACTGATGACATTTGGACTTATTTTACTTTTGACATTCCCCGTGGTGCAGCTGGACGGAATATTCACATACGATTATCGGCAGATGTCAAGATCAGTTATGAAGTGTATGCTAGATTTGGTGGATTGCCTTCTCTTGATAGCTGGGACTATTACTATGCTAACAGGACAAGGAAGAGTGATCAGTCCATGTTTTTCATGCTATATGATTCAAGTGAtgacaaaattgatttttacattatttatgCTAGAGAAGGAACTTGGGGTTTAGGTCTAAGGCATCTTTATACCAGCAGTGATTCTTTGAAAGCGCAAACAGTCATGTCTATTTCACTTGAAGGATGCCCAAAACAATGTTCCTTTCATGGAGACTGTAAATATTCTTTTGATGCCAGTGGATTGACATCATTCAG CTTCTGCTCCTGTGATCGAAACCATGGTGGCTTTGACTGTAGCATTGAAATTGTATCACATAAAG GGCATATACTGCAATCAATTTTTCTCATAGGATCAAATGCTGCAGCCATACTTCCTGCCTATCGGTCCCTTAGGGAAAAG GCATTTGCAGAATGGGTTTTATTCACATCCAGTGGAATTGCTAGTGGGCTATATCACGCATGTGATGTTGGCACCTGGTGTGCATTGAACTTTAATGTTTTACAG TTCATGGATTTCTGGCTCTCTTTCATGGCTGTGGTTAGCACTTTTGTATACCTAGCAAGCATTGATGAAGTATATAAGAGGGCAATCCACACAGCTGTTGCTATCCTCACTGCCCTCTTGGCTGCAACCAAGGCAACTAG GTCTTCCAATATTGTTCTTGTCATTGTGATTGGGGCTCTTGGTCTTCTTATTGCATGGTTGATAGAAATCTCAAAAAGATACAGGTCACTCTCCTTTTCGTTTGCATTATCACTAAGCTTCCTTCAAAG CATGCAAACTATGAAGCAATGGTTCTGTAATTTGGTAAAGACACTTTTGAGACGGTTTCGGTGGGGTTTTATGGTGGTTGGTTTCATTGCATTGGCCATGGCAGGATTAAGCTGGACGCTTGAAACCAGTGCAAACTACTGGTTTTGGCACAG CTTTTGGCATGTTACAATATACacatcttctttcttcttcctttgctcAAAAGCAAACATTGTTGATGATGAAGTTTTACCACCTTCAAGTGGAAACTATGCACTGACTCGTCAGGATTCATTTTCAAGAGGTAATTAG
- the LOC137818831 gene encoding uncharacterized protein isoform X1, whose amino-acid sequence MPLNSILWCQLNSILLSVLFLFSCSLDLSSATDEFVGATDDVFTVSSFSYPQTTLGPFDLRYIRVDIPPWFSALSIALNSDVDLDVSRVERIPKSSLPIICFRDGSPPLPDALNISLKDSAVIGINGLDNEQCFPMEKNITMKLTNEQISPGAWYIGLFNGIGAARTQSKMIIRGSSYSFSANISVEACSNSMMKGELCNSTVYPLSCTVSDVYNSMKDTVTKPMMENVMSCKSNLDTICAQEGVPELYSLDVTNMAEELTILVANVKLNTTASNNTSSANDVSLMGFVRHGAIPSETLHDYSSDLNKAPLIIRYPLIGRLYISILPVNVSKMFGGTSDGNSKVCYSIESQVLQCAFGKAGPNCTMDSYTLQTVLRRGGPVPFESYFLPVAVGEGASSANFPLEPLLNKSSNKGKTDDIWTYFTFDIPRGAAGRNIHIRLSADVKISYEVYARFGGLPSLDSWDYYYANRTRKSDQSMFFMLYDSSDDKIDFYIIYAREGTWGLGLRHLYTSSDSLKAQTVMSISLEGCPKQCSFHGDCKYSFDASGLTSFSFCSCDRNHGGFDCSIEIVSHKGHILQSIFLIGSNAAAILPAYRSLREKAFAEWVLFTSSGIASGLYHACDVGTWCALNFNVLQFMDFWLSFMAVVSTFVYLASIDEVYKRAIHTAVAILTALLAATKATRSSNIVLVIVIGALGLLIAWLIEISKRYRSLSFSFALSLSFLQSMQTMKQWFCNLVKTLLRRFRWGFMVVGFIALAMAGLSWTLETSANYWFWHSFWHVTIYTSSFFFLCSKANIVDDEVLPPSSGNYALTRQDSFSRGN is encoded by the exons atgccTTTGAATTCGATTCTGTGGTGTCAACTCAACTCGATTCTTCTCAGTGTGTTGTTTCTTTTTAGTTGTTCTCTTGACCTCAGCTCCGCAACCGATGAATTTGTTGGAGCCACTGATGATGTCTTCACTGTTTCCAGCTTCAGCTATCCTCAGACTACTCTCGGACCCTTTGATTTGCGCTACATCAGAG TTGATATACCACCATGGTTTTCTGCACTGTCCATAGCATTGAACTCAGATGTAGACCTT GATGTTTCAAGAGTTGAAAGGATTCCAAAAAGCTCACTGCCCATCATATGCTTTAGAGATGGCAGCCCTCCTCTGCCAGATGCTTTAAACATATCTCTGAAGGATTCAGCTGTCATAG GAATAAATGGTCTTGACAACGAGCAGTGCTTCCCTATGGAGAAAAACATCACTATGAAATTGACAAACGAACAG ATATCTCCAGGTGCATGGTATATTGGTCTTTTCAACGGAATTGGAGCTGCAAGAACACAATCGAAGATG ATTATCCGTGGCTCATCATACTCCTTCAGTGCCAATATAAGTGTGGAAGCATGCTCAAATTCAATGATGAAAGGGGAGTTATGTAACAGTACAGTCTATCCACTTTCATGCACAGTATCTGATGTCTATAATTCCATGAAGGATACAGTGACTAAGCCAATGATGGAAAATGTGATGAGCTGTAAAAGTAACCTAGATACAATTTGTGCACAGGAAGGTGTACCAGAACTTTACTCCCTGGATGTAACAAATATGGCAGAAGAATTGACCATTTTGGTAGCAAatgttaaattaaatactacAGCTTCAAATAACACTTCTAGTGCAAATGATGTCAGTTTAATGGGTTTTGTTCGCCATGGTGCAATTCCTTCAGAAACTTTGCATGATTATTCCAGTGATTTGAATAAGGCCCCTTTGATTATCCGTTATCCACTGATTGGACGTTTGTACATTAGTATACTACCAGTTAATGTTTCAAAAATGTTTGGAGGGACTTCGGATGGCAATTCAAAAGTTTGTTACTCCATTGAATCACAAGTACTTCAGTGTGCATTTGGAAAAGCGGGACCAAATTGCACAATGGACAGCTACACACTTCAG ACAGTTCTAAGGAGAGGAGGTCCAGTTCCCTTTGAATCATATTTTTTACCAGTGGCCGTTGGTGAAGGAGCATCTTCTGCCAATTTTCCTCTTGAGCCACTTTTAAACAAGTCATCAAATAAAGGAAAAACTGATGACATTTGGACTTATTTTACTTTTGACATTCCCCGTGGTGCAGCTGGACGGAATATTCACATACGATTATCGGCAGATGTCAAGATCAGTTATGAAGTGTATGCTAGATTTGGTGGATTGCCTTCTCTTGATAGCTGGGACTATTACTATGCTAACAGGACAAGGAAGAGTGATCAGTCCATGTTTTTCATGCTATATGATTCAAGTGAtgacaaaattgatttttacattatttatgCTAGAGAAGGAACTTGGGGTTTAGGTCTAAGGCATCTTTATACCAGCAGTGATTCTTTGAAAGCGCAAACAGTCATGTCTATTTCACTTGAAGGATGCCCAAAACAATGTTCCTTTCATGGAGACTGTAAATATTCTTTTGATGCCAGTGGATTGACATCATTCAG CTTCTGCTCCTGTGATCGAAACCATGGTGGCTTTGACTGTAGCATTGAAATTGTATCACATAAAG GGCATATACTGCAATCAATTTTTCTCATAGGATCAAATGCTGCAGCCATACTTCCTGCCTATCGGTCCCTTAGGGAAAAG GCATTTGCAGAATGGGTTTTATTCACATCCAGTGGAATTGCTAGTGGGCTATATCACGCATGTGATGTTGGCACCTGGTGTGCATTGAACTTTAATGTTTTACAG TTCATGGATTTCTGGCTCTCTTTCATGGCTGTGGTTAGCACTTTTGTATACCTAGCAAGCATTGATGAAGTATATAAGAGGGCAATCCACACAGCTGTTGCTATCCTCACTGCCCTCTTGGCTGCAACCAAGGCAACTAG GTCTTCCAATATTGTTCTTGTCATTGTGATTGGGGCTCTTGGTCTTCTTATTGCATGGTTGATAGAAATCTCAAAAAGATACAGGTCACTCTCCTTTTCGTTTGCATTATCACTAAGCTTCCTTCAAAG CATGCAAACTATGAAGCAATGGTTCTGTAATTTGGTAAAGACACTTTTGAGACGGTTTCGGTGGGGTTTTATGGTGGTTGGTTTCATTGCATTGGCCATGGCAGGATTAAGCTGGACGCTTGAAACCAGTGCAAACTACTGGTTTTGGCACAG CTTTTGGCATGTTACAATATACacatcttctttcttcttcctttgctcAAAAGCAAACATTGTTGATGATGAAGTTTTACCACCTTCAAGTGGAAACTATGCACTGACTCGTCAGGATTCATTTTCAAGAGGTAATTAG